From Malacoplasma iowae:
TTTTTAATATCTAATATTGACACACTAACAGTGTAGTTGTTTTTATTATTGTTATCATAAGCTATTGCAATAATATAAGTTAATTTACTATTATAATAACTGCCCATTAAATTAACTCCATTATCAAAACAAGAAACAAAATTTTTAAAACCAATTTCATTTTTTATTAGATAAGTTTTTGTTACATAATTTGGTATTAAAGTATTTGGAATATCTGGAAGCTCAGGAGGATAAAATATTTCTAGATATTTAGATAAATTTTCTATAGTAACTCAATTTTTCAGATGTAAAAAAGACATTGTTTTATCTCATGCTACTTCATAGACTTTTTCTTCAACTTTTTCTTTATATCAAAGATCATATTTATTATAGTGAATTGTTACAATTGGAATTGTAACCAATCCACCAACAAAAAATAACCCACCACACAAAGTTGCAATTTTCTTGGGAGATAATTTCATATTATTTCTTTATCCTTTAATTAAACAATATAAATATAATTTAATATTTTCATAAACTATTATATCGTATAGTTAATTTTTAATTTACCATTAAACAAATTAGTTAATAAATAGCATTTTTCGTTTTTATTAAAGCGTTATTTTTTTTAATTTATTTATTTATTTGAACAAAACTTTCTTATTACCACAGTTAATAAACTTTTAATATTTTTCAATATAAATTTAGTTAAATTAAATTTATAAAATTATGCATATTAAATTTTATTATTTATAATTTTTATAAGATGAAAAAAAGTATCAAATTAACAGTTTATTCATTTTTATCACTACTTGCAATAGGTAGCATAACTGTTCCAGTAGCAATAGTTTTTTCTGTTCATACAAATTCTAGCAATAATTCATCTAATGAAAATAAACCAACAGTTGATAACAACAAACCACCAACAAATAATGAAAATAAGCCACCAGTTGATAACAATAATCCGCCTATTGATAATAATAAACCTCCAGTTGATAACAACATTCCAAACAGTGATAAAGAAATAGGGGAAGAACTGTCTAATAAATTGCAACTTGAAAGTTATAGTAATGGTTTTACACCAAACCAAAATCAGCCTAATCTAAATTGATATAAAGATAGATCATTAAAAAATAGTGATTACATGAATCTATTAAATAACATCACTTTTTCATTGTTTTTTAAAAATGAAGTAGGTACAAATGATCCAGAAGTTATTAAAAGCTTAAGTGGTGGAACTGGTTGATTATTAGATTATGCTTTTTGTAAAGATTCAACAAACAACAATTACATTAAACTTTTTATTGGAACAAATTTTCATGTTGCAAGACATTTAATAAACACAAATGAAAACGAGGAATACAAACAAAATGATGTTATTTCAAAAGGTGGATATACAAAAGAATTTGGATTAGCTTGATATGAAAACAATAGATATACATCTTTAATTTATAAAAATCAAAGAATTCCCAAAACTGTTTTTATGGCTAAAGATTTTATTAAAGATAAAAATGCTGATGATTATGTAAAAAATTATTTAAAAGAAAATAACAAAACTGAAGAATATAATGGTTATTTTGCAGATTTTGCAGTCCTTGAATGAGATTATTATGAAAACGAATCTACTAGCAATTCTAGTGATTTATCAAAACCAGCTAAAAGACTATCAATAAAAAACAAAATTGATTCTGTAATTAATACATATAATAGTTTTTATGATAGATTGTCAAATTCTAGACCTAATGAATATAAAAATAGAAGTAAATCTACAATATACACAGATTTAAGTTATATTGATGTAGCTTTTTATGATTTGTATGTAAGACCAAGATTTGAAGCAGCAACAAAAGAAAGTGAAATTAATAACATTAAAAACAAACAAAAAGAATTGGATAATAAGTGAAATGAAACTATATTTAAATATTATTCAAACTATACTTTAGAGCCAACAAATGTTTATTTGTATGGTTATCCATGAGATAGCCAAAGTAGAGGTGTGCCAATGGGAACTGTTGAGATTCAAGATTATGATAAACCAGCTGGACAATTCAGACTCCCAAGAACATACTCGCATTTTTACTATACTCATTTAAGTTGAAAAAATTTGAATGGTAATAATAATCATCAGGTTTATTGAGACAATAAACCTACGTTCTCATATTATGGCAATTTAGAAAAAACAATCTTTCCAAGAAACACAAAAACTCCAAGCTATGGGGGTATTAGTGGTAGTTTAGTTATTAATGATGAAGGTTTGTTTATAGGACTTGTATCATCTTCTTACCAAAACACAACAATTATTGATAACAATAATAATTATTCTGAGGTTGGCACTATAAATTTTGTACCTTTTGTTAATAATTTTCCCACTAGTTCAGAACCATCATATTTACCAATTCAAGCTTATAATTTAATAGATGGTAGCGATAAGTTAAGATACCCAAATCAAACAAAATCTTTTAAAGATCAATTGTTTAAATATCACCCAAATATAAAATCAAAATTATTTAGTAAATAGACAATAATAGATTTAAACACAATATTTTTCATTAATGAATTAAGCACATAAATTTTATATAGTTAAATCAACAAATCAATAAAAAGTCTTTATTGATAAAACATTATGTAGATTTATAATTAAGCATTATGAAAAAATATATTGGAAGTTTAGATCTATTATTATTTATTTTTCTATGTTTTTTATGTGGATTAATAGATGCTTACTGTTTTTTATATAGGGCACAAACATTTACTTTATTTCAAACTGGAAACTTAATAAAATTAATTATTTTTTATGTTAAAGGTAATATAAGTGAAGCATCATATTCTTTGATTCTTTTTGTTTCTTTTATATTATTTACTTTTATATTTTATTTTGTATCGAAGTTATTTAAGAACCTAAAAATTAGTTTTAAACCTATAGTCTTATTAATTTGTATGATATTAATAATTCCAAGTATTGTATTAAAATTTAATACAATAAATTATATTAGTTACCAAAACATAATTTCTGGTTTATGTTTATCAGCAATCGGAGGTTTAATTGCAATTAGTTTTAAAAGAGTTCATTTAAACAAAAAAAGAAAAATACAGTTTAATGCTGCAATGATGACAGGAAATACTAAAAATATGATAATGTCATTAGTTAATGGTATTAAGTATAAAAATAAGAATTTTTTGTTTGAATCATTTTGTTATTTTTTAATGTTAATTACTTTTTCAATTGGGATTTTAACAACAGCACTAATTCAAAATTATATTGTTTTGCCAAATAGTTTATATATTAATTTTGGTTTAATATATTTATTTTTATTGTTAAGCTTAATAACTATGTTAACTATCACAATTAATTTAAAGAATGTTGATGTTGTTGGCGTTAATGATAAAACATAGTTTTATATTAACCATTTAAAAAACCTACCTTATGATACAAGATAGGTTTTTTAAATATTCTAATTCAGTTAATAATATAAATTTATTTCAAAATATTTAATTTATCTTTTTTAAACTTATTCAATTAATTTTATAAATAATTAATTACCATAACCCAATTTTACTTCTAAAGTAAAATAAGCTTCATTTTCATACTTGTTATATTCATATGTATAACCTGGTAGTGGTACAAGTTTCATTCTTACGTATGCTTTTCTATAACTTCAAAAATCTGATCATATATCAACAAATTCTACATCCATGTTTCATTTTTTAAGATCATCTTTCATAAGTTCTTGAACATCTATCACTATAATTTGTTTATCTAATTCATGTTTAAATTGATTTCTTAAACCTTTATTTGTTCTAAAACGTGACACTAATAATTTAATATCATTGTTGTAATATTTGCCAACATTTTCTCAAGTAGCTGTTTTTAGAACAATGTTAATATTTTTCATCTTTAGTTGTTTTTCAACATTAGTGTTATCTTCTCAGTGAAAACCTTGTTTTGGAACAATTGTTAAAACAATATCATATTTGTTATCAAAACCTTTTGTACCAGGAGCTTTATTTGAAGAAGTGATAATCTTGATGTCTTTTATTTCTGAATTGAATAGTTTTAATTTATCAGCAATTTTAGAGTAATTTATTTTATTATCATTTGTATTCTTTTCAATTAAACCAAGTTGTTTTAAAACTTCTACTTTGAATTTTTCACTATTAAAGTTGTAGTCAATTAAAAGTAATTGTTTTTTTTGATCAATATCACTAAAACTTAAAGGGGCATTCAATTTAATATTAACTTTTTCTGTTATAGTTTTATTTTCTTTTGTAAGATTAATTGCAATGTCTTTTAAATTAATTTCAATGTTAGGCAATGGAATACTTATAATAATTTCTTTATTTACTTTACTATTAGATAGTTCATTAAATGTAAAATAAATAAATTGTTTATCTACATAAAAGTCATTTTTATCTTTTAGTTTATATGTAATATTTTCATTATTTTTTTTAATTAATTTGTTAATAAAGTCATCTGTTTCAATATATTTAAATAGATGATCAATATTGCTTATTTTAATGATTTCATTATTATTGAAATAAATAATTTGTTTGTTAGTTAAATCAACTTGCTTAAAAGTTTTTGTTTTCTTGAAATCTAAATTATTTGATAAAGAAATTGTTGATGATTGTATATCATTATTTGATGTAGTAATAATTTTTTTATCTTTATTTAATAGATCTTCTAATAATTTTTTATCATTGTTTTTAAAAAGTTCATCAGTAGTTGTGATTAGACTAATATCCTTTTTTAAATCAATACTAAATTCATTATTTTCTTGTTCTTTTTCGTTATCTTTATTTTCTTCTTTTTTGTCTATATTATTTTTTTCTTTTTCATCATTAGTATCTGAATTTATGTTATTGTCTTTGTCATCTTTGTTTACAACATCATTATCATTTGGTATTTTTTCTTCATCAGGATTTCCAGATTTTTTATCTAAATTAATATCATCATTTTTTGGTTGATTAGTGTCAGGAGATTTTTTCTGTGTGTGAGTTGGTTTGTTCAAAGATAAAACAACTGCAGTTGGAATAGCTAATAATAAACCAATAGAAGAAATGCTAAGCAAAATCTTTTTTAATTTATTTTTCTTTTTCTTTTCCATTTTTATATCCCTTTCTAGAATATGAATAAAAGTATTAAATGATAAAATAGTGCAAATATTTTAAAAATTAATTTTTATTCATATTTCTTTTTTTTTAATTATCAACGCATAATAAAAACAATGCAAGAATTTAAAAAACTAAAAAACAAATAAATGTTTTCAAACATTAAAATGAAATTTATGCTTGCTTTATGGTGCTGTAGAGATTTTTGGAGGAACTAATTTTAGGGTATATCATGAATCACTTGATAACAACTATATTTATATAACATAATCTGTCATGAGATAGGGCAGTTAATTAATTTAATATTTGAGGTTAACTGTGAACATCTTTTTAATCATAATCTTCTTGAGTGTTGAATAAACACAAGTAAATTATTTTTGATAATGATTGGTGATTTGTAAAATAAACTTTTGTTTTTGTAATATTTATAATATTTCTATTTAGATTTTCTATTGTATTTATTTTATAGATTATTTTTTCTAATTTCATATGAATAATAAAAAATGTTACTAATTCATCAAGGTTATTTTTTCATGATTTAATAGTACACATATATTTTCTTCTCAAGTTTTTTCAAATGAGTCCAATGCTTTAAGTGCAGTATCATAACTTGGTAATTTATATTTTTTTAATATCACTCGTAAATGATGCAACATCTTTTGGGGATGCATGTTTAGTGGAATTTCTTATTTGATGAATAATACATTTTGAATGTGAACATTTGTAAATGCAGTTTTTAAAGCTTCTAATATTCCCTTAAAATTATCAAAACAAGTTAAAAGAACATCTTTAAGCATCTTATTTTAAAGTTCATCAAAAATTATTAATCATTGTTTAGATTATTCAGATTCAGCTATTCAAAAACATAAAATTTCTTTTTTTTCAACATTAACGCCAATTATTAAATAAACTGATTTTTCCTTGTTGACAGAATCTTCTTTAATTTTGAATCTAATTCCATTTATGTATATTTTTATTTTTCCTATTTGGGCTTTCAAAATATTTATATTGATTCAAAACAATTATTATTTAAGTTGTTAGACTGAACTTTATTTCAGGATAATCATTTTATTATTAAATATGTTTTGATTTCGAATTAAAATATAAATGATTTAAATAGTGGAGTAAAATATAAACATAAAAGAAAATGATAAAATGTATTTTTCTATAAAAGGTTATACAAATTACACAAATCTATCAAAAGATAGATTAACATGACTTATTGAATCCATAAACAATTCAATTTATTCTTTAAATTAGGATCAAAAAAATATAAACAAAAAAATAAAAATTGTTTTTTATATTAATAATAACCTATTTACCAGTGATAAAAATATTAATAAGTTAAATGTTAGTCATGTTGAAATAATAGATAATGGTATAGGATTCACTGATCAGAGATACAATTCTTTTTGTACACTTTATAAATCAAAAGAAAAAAAATGGATCAAACATATGTAATGGAAGAATTCAATATCTTGCCTTCAAAAAAATAAAAATTGAATCGATATATAATTAATCAAATACTCTTAAGAGAAGATGCTTTGAATTCCAAAAAGGAGATGAAAATATTTCTATCCAAAATCATACAATTAATGAAATAATGCAAAATACTGATAAAAAGCAAAGTATCTTTTTATCATTATGATGGTGCTCAGTTAGATATAGACAAAGATTTTTTAATAAACAAAATATCTTAAAATGTTTTTTATAAGCTACTTATATGCAAGGAAAAATTAATAAATATAACACTAATAGTAAATAATTTACAAGAAAATTCACAAGAAAATATTAATATAAATGAATTAATTAAAGAAAATTTTAAAATGCAACAACATTTTTTAAAAATAGAAAATTCTAATTTTAACATTAATATATTAGAAACAAATAGTAACATAGTTACTCATAGCAAATTACTTGGTTAAAAGTAAGATAATTGAATCAAAACAAGTTATTCTAAAGTATTATAATTATTATAATAATATTGATACTAATACAAAATATTGTGTGTTTATTGAGTCAGAAATAATCGATGATATTTATATTCCAAATGAAAGAAATATTTAATGATCATTATTAGATGACAACTTATTTGGTAATAAGGATGATTGGGAAAAACAGCTAATATCCAAAGTAATTAATTTAATAAAATTAAAAAACCTGATATTTTTAACGAAATTGAAAACGAAATGACAAATAGCATGGTTAACAAAATAGAGTCTTTAAATTTAAAAAGTTATAGTAAAAGTTTTTACACAGAGATAAAAAAGGCTTTAAAAAATAATAGTGACTTTATAACAAAAGATGAAATTTACAGGTTGAATGATTATATAGAAAATAAGTTAGTCTATCGATTTTTTGAAACTGATAGAAAATGAAAAAAATATCAGAGTTCTTTCCCAATAAGAGAAAAATAAAAATAAGTAAAAATAATATTCGTTCTAACCTTATTGAATTATTTGAAAATAAAGCTAATAAATGAAGTAAAGGAAATGAATGAAACATATGCTTGTTCAAACCAAGAAAATAAGAAGCGTTCAACTGAAAAAGAAATACACAATCTTATTATTTCACAAGGAACTAATGCAGATTGAAATGAAATAGATAATACTGGATTGTGACTAATTTCAAACGAGATGTTAGAGAGTCAATATATATCTTCAGATATTCCTTTAAAGAAAAATAATCTTGTAAACGTAAAAGATGAATATGAAAATATGAGGCCTTACATTTTTCTCTTTAAAAACAAATTAAATCACAACAAAGAATGTTTTCAAAATATGGTAAACAATATAGAACCAGGATATATTTATATTGTTGAGTTAAAAAGAATTGAAAGAAATAATTTAGAAAAACCAAAAAATGATCCAGTATCACAAATAATAAATTATATTAATAGAATTGAAACAATTGCTGCCAATAATACTAGAAAAATAAAGCTTGAACAAGATAAAAACCAATACATATTTAGAACTTTTATCATATGTGATATAGATGATAAATATCATAACAAATTAATTGAAAAAAGTTTTAGTTCATATAAGAATAAGAATTATTATGTAAAAATAGCAAATTTAAAAGAATTTAATGATCTATATGATTTTAGTGAAAAAAATTCTAAAGAAAATGAACAATGTAAGATAATAATGGAAGTATATAGTTATGAATATTTAATTGAAATGAATTTAATTAAATATAACGATCTTATAAAAGCATATGAAAAAGATTTAAATAAAAAAGGTGATATGTAATCTACATGATAATATTTTGATACCATATATTTATCTATTAAACGAATACTTAAAATTGTGTAGTATAAATATTAGTATTTTAACATCGAGTATTCACCTACCTTGTTAAACCAAAATAATGTATGTGTTTTTTTACGACATCATTTATTTGTCTAAATTTTCTAGTTTATCTTTTAATTCAAAATAAAAATTTAATAATGTCTTTAACACTATATTTTTTAAAACATTCTGTTTTTAGTAATATTTGAAGATATTCTTTATTTAATTTTAGTTCTTCTAAATTATTAATAAATATAACATTATTTTTTATGTTATATGCTCGATTAACATGTGAAGTGCAACACTCAAAAAAAGAGCCTGCACTTCATTTGTTTTGTTCCCTAACTGACATGTGAAGTGCAACACTTCAATGTTACATTAAACTCTCGACTTTGAAATATAAGTTGAGAGTTTTTTTGTTTTAAATATTTTCTTGATACATTTGGTAAGCTGTTTTATAACCAAACATTTTTCTTGGGATGTTGTTTACTTTTCATTCAAGAGTTTTTATTTTATCTTCACTTACTAAACTGAAGTCAGTTCCTTTTTTATATCATCT
This genomic window contains:
- a CDS encoding MIP family Ig-specific serine endopeptidase; the encoded protein is MKKSIKLTVYSFLSLLAIGSITVPVAIVFSVHTNSSNNSSNENKPTVDNNKPPTNNENKPPVDNNNPPIDNNKPPVDNNIPNSDKEIGEELSNKLQLESYSNGFTPNQNQPNLNWYKDRSLKNSDYMNLLNNITFSLFFKNEVGTNDPEVIKSLSGGTGWLLDYAFCKDSTNNNYIKLFIGTNFHVARHLINTNENEEYKQNDVISKGGYTKEFGLAWYENNRYTSLIYKNQRIPKTVFMAKDFIKDKNADDYVKNYLKENNKTEEYNGYFADFAVLEWDYYENESTSNSSDLSKPAKRLSIKNKIDSVINTYNSFYDRLSNSRPNEYKNRSKSTIYTDLSYIDVAFYDLYVRPRFEAATKESEINNIKNKQKELDNKWNETIFKYYSNYTLEPTNVYLYGYPWDSQSRGVPMGTVEIQDYDKPAGQFRLPRTYSHFYYTHLSWKNLNGNNNHQVYWDNKPTFSYYGNLEKTIFPRNTKTPSYGGISGSLVINDEGLFIGLVSSSYQNTTIIDNNNNYSEVGTINFVPFVNNFPTSSEPSYLPIQAYNLIDGSDKLRYPNQTKSFKDQLFKYHPNIKSKLFSK
- a CDS encoding YoaK family protein, with protein sequence MKKYIGSLDLLLFIFLCFLCGLIDAYCFLYRAQTFTLFQTGNLIKLIIFYVKGNISEASYSLILFVSFILFTFIFYFVSKLFKNLKISFKPIVLLICMILIIPSIVLKFNTINYISYQNIISGLCLSAIGGLIAISFKRVHLNKKRKIQFNAAMMTGNTKNMIMSLVNGIKYKNKNFLFESFCYFLMLITFSIGILTTALIQNYIVLPNSLYINFGLIYLFLLLSLITMLTITINLKNVDVVGVNDKT
- a CDS encoding P35 family lipoprotein, whose protein sequence is MEKKKKNKLKKILLSISSIGLLLAIPTAVVLSLNKPTHTQKKSPDTNQPKNDDINLDKKSGNPDEEKIPNDNDVVNKDDKDNNINSDTNDEKEKNNIDKKEENKDNEKEQENNEFSIDLKKDISLITTTDELFKNNDKKLLEDLLNKDKKIITTSNNDIQSSTISLSNNLDFKKTKTFKQVDLTNKQIIYFNNNEIIKISNIDHLFKYIETDDFINKLIKKNNENITYKLKDKNDFYVDKQFIYFTFNELSNSKVNKEIIISIPLPNIEINLKDIAINLTKENKTITEKVNIKLNAPLSFSDIDQKKQLLLIDYNFNSEKFKVEVLKQLGLIEKNTNDNKINYSKIADKLKLFNSEIKDIKIITSSNKAPGTKGFDNKYDIVLTIVPKQGFHWEDNTNVEKQLKMKNINIVLKTATWENVGKYYNNDIKLLVSRFRTNKGLRNQFKHELDKQIIVIDVQELMKDDLKKWNMDVEFVDIWSDFWSYRKAYVRMKLVPLPGYTYEYNKYENEAYFTLEVKLGYGN
- a CDS encoding transposase; amino-acid sequence: MCTIKSWKNNLDELVTFFIIHMKLEKIIYKINTIENLNRNIINITKTKVYFTNHQSLSKIIYLCLFNTQEDYD